A genomic window from Tautonia rosea includes:
- a CDS encoding arginyltransferase, translating into MDITAHVVSRIRPCSYVPSQSARMEFEIVGTMEPDDYLRRLQSGWRRFGRTLFRPRCLGCTKCRSLRVDASRFRLDRSMKRVRARNLDSLELTIQAASGLPDPEVLDLYDRYHLRQQELRGWPSHELDAPEDFQDAFLDNPIPTEQWLYRIDGRLIGAGFVDVLPGALSAIYFVYDHAILNRSPGTWNILRLLDRAAEQGRKHVYLGYFVAECRSLSYKARFRPNEVLNPDGTWIPFAR; encoded by the coding sequence ATGGATATTACCGCTCATGTCGTGTCTCGAATCCGGCCTTGCAGTTACGTTCCGTCACAATCCGCCCGAATGGAGTTCGAGATCGTCGGGACCATGGAGCCCGACGATTATCTTCGGCGGCTCCAGTCTGGCTGGCGTCGATTCGGTCGGACCTTGTTTCGTCCTCGCTGTCTCGGATGTACAAAGTGTCGCTCGCTCCGGGTTGATGCCAGCCGATTTCGGCTCGATCGGAGCATGAAGCGCGTACGGGCGCGGAACCTCGACTCCCTGGAGCTCACCATTCAGGCCGCCTCCGGTCTTCCCGATCCGGAGGTCCTCGACCTTTACGATCGCTACCATCTCCGGCAGCAAGAACTCCGGGGATGGCCCAGCCACGAACTCGACGCCCCCGAGGACTTTCAGGACGCCTTTCTCGATAATCCCATCCCGACCGAACAATGGCTTTATCGGATCGACGGCCGATTGATCGGGGCCGGCTTCGTCGATGTTCTTCCCGGCGCGTTATCGGCCATTTATTTTGTCTACGACCACGCAATTCTCAACCGCTCCCCGGGCACGTGGAACATTCTCCGACTGCTTGATCGAGCCGCCGAACAGGGACGGAAGCATGTCTACCTTGGCTATTTCGTGGCCGAGTGCCGATCCCTCTCCTACAAAGCTCGGTTCCGGCCCAATGAGGTGCTCAATCCCGACGGCACCTGGATTCCGTTCGCACGCTAA
- a CDS encoding sugar phosphate isomerase/epimerase family protein, which translates to MRLAFSTNAYMRFPFDEAAERIAALGYEGLELMADVPHAWPAGLLDGTKQAIVQSMQRHSLQFSNVNAFMMNAIADHRQPYWYPSFIETDEGYRRVRIDHTRRSLDLCAELGAPHITTEPGGPIAPGQSRQEAIDLFVEVLKPLAEHAGNRGVLLLIEPEPGLLLETTDQYLEVAERVNSPSLGLNFDVGHAYCMAEDLPVQIAKLAHLTKHYHVEDIAASRVHHHLVPGTGAIDFPGVFEAIRKTGYDGWVTVELYPFVDDPDEAAREAIERLRPLVETPAGAG; encoded by the coding sequence ATGCGACTGGCGTTCAGCACCAATGCGTACATGCGTTTTCCCTTCGACGAAGCTGCCGAGCGGATTGCTGCGCTCGGTTACGAAGGGCTCGAACTCATGGCCGATGTTCCCCACGCCTGGCCGGCGGGTTTGCTCGACGGAACCAAGCAGGCGATCGTTCAGAGCATGCAGCGGCATTCGCTCCAGTTTTCGAACGTCAACGCCTTCATGATGAACGCCATTGCCGACCATCGGCAACCTTACTGGTATCCCTCGTTCATTGAGACTGACGAGGGATACCGCCGCGTTCGGATTGATCATACCCGACGATCACTTGACCTGTGTGCGGAGCTGGGTGCTCCCCATATCACGACCGAGCCGGGCGGCCCGATCGCTCCGGGCCAGTCGCGGCAAGAGGCGATCGATTTGTTCGTCGAGGTGCTCAAACCGCTGGCTGAACATGCAGGAAATCGCGGAGTATTGCTCCTGATCGAGCCAGAACCAGGTCTCCTGCTCGAAACTACGGATCAGTATCTTGAAGTCGCCGAGCGAGTGAACTCCCCCTCGCTTGGCCTAAACTTTGACGTGGGGCACGCCTACTGCATGGCCGAGGATTTGCCTGTTCAAATCGCCAAGCTCGCCCATCTCACCAAGCACTATCACGTTGAGGACATCGCGGCCTCCCGAGTGCATCATCACCTTGTCCCCGGAACGGGTGCGATCGATTTTCCGGGAGTCTTTGAGGCGATCCGAAAGACCGGATACGACGGTTGGGTGACGGTGGAACTCTACCCCTTCGTCGACGATCCCGACGAGGCGGCCCGGGAGGCGATTGAGCGCCTGCGGCCCCTGGTTGAGACCCCTGCCGGTGCCGGATGA
- a CDS encoding UbiA family prenyltransferase: MRLKPYFQLVRLPNVFTAAADSLSGWLLVGGLLVDADSWLPLVVASMAIYAAGIALNDVFDLELDRVERPGRPLPSGKVSKLFAVGLAVCLMAMGLMSASMVGVRPAIVAGGLITCVVAYDAGLRRTILGPELMGLCRGLNVFLGMSLAPQFGGPAAWTVAAAMTVFIVGVTWISRFETEVGRRAASASGLLLQSVGITALFGAGLSAESFPSPWTDRPSVPVLGIVILALVSSRILWASGRAVLEPRPETLQRAVKVGVLSLIWLHVGVLACVREPTSALAVAALWLPASLAARWIYST; this comes from the coding sequence ATGCGATTGAAACCGTATTTTCAACTGGTTCGACTCCCGAACGTCTTTACGGCCGCCGCCGATAGCCTGAGTGGTTGGCTGCTCGTCGGCGGGCTCCTGGTCGATGCAGACAGCTGGCTGCCTCTGGTCGTTGCCTCGATGGCGATCTATGCGGCGGGGATCGCCTTGAACGATGTCTTCGACCTGGAACTCGACCGTGTCGAACGCCCTGGCCGTCCTCTGCCCTCCGGCAAGGTGTCGAAACTGTTTGCGGTCGGCCTGGCGGTGTGCTTGATGGCGATGGGGCTGATGTCTGCCAGCATGGTTGGGGTTCGACCTGCAATCGTCGCAGGGGGGCTCATCACCTGCGTGGTCGCTTACGATGCGGGACTGCGTCGAACGATCCTCGGTCCTGAACTGATGGGACTTTGCCGGGGCTTGAATGTCTTCCTCGGCATGAGCCTGGCCCCCCAGTTCGGCGGCCCGGCCGCTTGGACGGTCGCGGCAGCCATGACCGTGTTCATCGTCGGAGTGACCTGGATCAGTCGCTTTGAAACGGAAGTCGGCCGCCGAGCGGCTTCGGCTTCGGGCCTGCTGCTTCAGTCAGTCGGGATCACCGCTTTGTTCGGCGCAGGGTTATCCGCAGAATCGTTCCCGAGCCCCTGGACCGACCGCCCGAGCGTTCCCGTGCTCGGAATCGTGATCCTCGCCCTCGTCTCGTCTCGAATTCTCTGGGCCAGTGGTCGAGCCGTTCTCGAACCCAGGCCCGAGACGTTGCAACGGGCTGTGAAGGTCGGCGTCCTCTCCTTAATCTGGCTCCATGTGGGGGTTCTGGCCTGCGTCCGAGAGCCGACCTCGGCCCTGGCCGTGGCAGCGCTCTGGCTTCCGGCCTCGCTGGCGGCTCGATGGATTTACTCGACCTGA
- a CDS encoding alkaline phosphatase family protein: MSDRVVLLTIPQLRCRDVTPGGLGSLERLTSRGSMTSAVPPFPGLASSAFATLMTGLEPREHGLIGNIFLDRVARNVVTVPLPDSAVLGRKLWHMAREERPDARVMLWFTPDTRGADVDLMAWVDRPRQLHTVPETLQERLETALGPFPKEDQTDEPTFEPASTWVLQSAAQIIRDERPDLAVVRVPYLGQIARRYGPDGRHAGRAIRSLDAMLTDFLKSLPEGTAVVAVTESIVTPVTETIYPNRILRDLGLLKMETLPSGGLGVDLAHSPAFALADHQLCHIYFNDSSVAGTVASTFSGAHSDGVALVVASDEQRNLLGLDHPRAGDVVLVACPDSWFAPSWWISDEERPVVVTESSIPIGDSTLLNPDHVRGSLGAPPPSDLYIGVLICSEPGMITVNEERPCSSSEVVRLVLDLLRR; this comes from the coding sequence ATGTCTGATCGTGTCGTGCTCTTGACGATTCCCCAGCTTCGGTGTCGGGATGTGACACCCGGGGGACTCGGATCGCTGGAACGCCTGACTTCCCGAGGGTCAATGACCTCGGCGGTTCCGCCGTTCCCGGGGCTGGCGTCGTCGGCGTTCGCCACACTGATGACGGGCCTTGAACCTCGGGAACATGGCCTGATTGGGAACATCTTCCTGGACCGTGTTGCCCGAAACGTGGTGACGGTTCCCCTGCCCGACTCGGCCGTCCTGGGTCGGAAACTCTGGCACATGGCCCGCGAAGAACGTCCCGACGCCCGGGTGATGCTCTGGTTTACTCCAGACACCCGAGGTGCCGACGTGGACCTGATGGCCTGGGTCGATCGCCCTCGCCAGCTTCACACCGTCCCCGAGACACTGCAGGAACGACTGGAAACCGCGCTCGGTCCGTTCCCGAAGGAGGATCAGACCGACGAACCAACCTTCGAGCCGGCGAGCACCTGGGTGCTCCAAAGCGCCGCTCAGATCATCCGAGACGAACGTCCCGATCTGGCCGTCGTCCGCGTCCCCTACCTTGGTCAAATTGCCCGCCGCTATGGCCCCGATGGCCGCCACGCCGGTCGAGCGATCCGATCGCTTGACGCAATGCTCACCGACTTTCTCAAGTCCCTTCCTGAAGGGACCGCCGTCGTCGCCGTGACCGAGTCGATTGTCACACCGGTGACAGAGACCATTTACCCGAACCGCATCCTGCGCGATCTCGGTTTGCTGAAGATGGAGACCCTGCCCTCTGGGGGGCTCGGTGTCGATCTCGCACATTCCCCGGCCTTCGCGTTGGCCGATCATCAACTCTGCCACATCTATTTCAATGATTCTTCCGTCGCGGGGACGGTGGCCTCGACCTTTTCCGGGGCTCACAGTGACGGCGTGGCGCTGGTGGTTGCCTCAGACGAACAACGGAACCTGCTGGGGCTCGATCATCCCAGGGCCGGCGATGTCGTCCTTGTCGCCTGCCCGGATTCCTGGTTTGCCCCGTCGTGGTGGATCTCTGATGAGGAACGACCCGTCGTTGTGACAGAGTCATCCATTCCCATTGGCGATTCGACGTTACTGAACCCCGACCATGTCCGAGGCTCCCTCGGCGCCCCGCCGCCGAGCGACCTGTACATCGGCGTCCTCATCTGCTCCGAGCCGGGAATGATCACGGTGAATGAGGAGCGCCCCTGCTCCAGTTCCGAGGTCGTCCGCCTTGTGCTCGACTTGCTCAGGCGGTGA
- a CDS encoding TatD family hydrolase, whose translation MDYIDPHIHMVSRTTDDYKRMALAGCVLISEPAFWAGFDRSGPEGFRDYFRQLTAFERKRSMAHGIEHRTWLCINAKEAEDVELARAVIAMIPEFIDNPEVLGIGEIGLNKNTPNEATVFLEHLDVAAKLDELVLVHTPHLVDKYKGTRMILDMVREYRDTIAPERVCIDHVEEHTIKPALDAGHWVGMTLYPTTKCTPARAADLIEVYGTERIMVNSAGDWGHSDPLAVPEFIFEMRARGHDDATIKTLVYDNPLTFFSQCSRFSYTPRAAQGEPSAV comes from the coding sequence ATGGATTACATCGACCCGCATATTCACATGGTCAGTCGGACCACCGATGACTACAAGCGCATGGCGCTGGCCGGCTGTGTGCTCATTAGCGAACCGGCATTCTGGGCCGGATTTGATCGGTCAGGGCCGGAAGGGTTCCGAGACTACTTTCGACAGCTCACGGCGTTTGAACGAAAGCGGTCCATGGCCCACGGGATCGAGCATCGGACCTGGCTTTGCATCAATGCGAAGGAGGCTGAGGATGTCGAACTCGCCCGCGCGGTCATCGCCATGATCCCGGAATTCATCGACAACCCCGAGGTGCTCGGCATCGGCGAGATCGGCTTGAACAAGAACACGCCGAACGAGGCGACCGTGTTCCTGGAACATCTCGACGTCGCCGCGAAGCTTGATGAACTGGTACTCGTCCACACGCCGCACCTGGTGGACAAGTACAAGGGGACCCGGATGATTCTCGACATGGTCCGCGAGTACCGCGACACCATCGCTCCGGAACGAGTCTGCATTGACCACGTCGAAGAGCACACGATCAAGCCCGCGCTCGACGCCGGCCACTGGGTCGGCATGACCCTCTACCCCACCACCAAATGCACCCCCGCCCGTGCCGCCGACCTGATCGAGGTCTACGGCACCGAGCGGATCATGGTGAATTCAGCCGGCGACTGGGGTCACAGCGATCCCCTGGCCGTCCCGGAATTCATCTTCGAGATGCGTGCCCGGGGTCACGACGACGCCACCATCAAGACTCTCGTCTACGACAATCCGCTCACCTTCTTCTCGCAGTGCTCGCGGTTCTCGTACACCCCGAGGGCTGCACAGGGAGAACCCTCGGCGGTCTGA